In the Topomyia yanbarensis strain Yona2022 chromosome 3, ASM3024719v1, whole genome shotgun sequence genome, one interval contains:
- the LOC131691354 gene encoding uncharacterized protein LOC131691354 isoform X1 yields MQSNLFHLSLATTEAVKSKWPSKTGQSGRFRKPKPLEVEPTSKILRTRQTNGQRQSAKQMNEKHLQSMLAEKLKQQSICLSSSGHMMVTIPEDVSLCSSCPGTSCDPLDLGTTSPVVNPEPEIANDAERFPVPISIKEETLNTLNSDRGDGSDTETEGSIEEAENTCGTDSSFPVPAENDKSSSAQGDNANEAQYWKTRYQSQAAMVKRLSKQLLEHRVKLAQLKDLVAFQMSEIRDLKMGKQSSAFTIESGIDITIEQIESIHLESKATAIFAQKLAMFFMGQMNYADVE; encoded by the exons ATGCAATCAAATCTTTTTCATCTCTCTCTAGCAACAACCGAAGCCGTCAAATCCAAGTGGCCATCCAAAACAGGGCAAAGCGGAAGATTCCGGAAGCCGAAGCCTCTGG AGGTCGAACCGACTTCGAAAATTTTGAGAACGAGGCAAACTAACGGACAGCGCCAGTCAGCCAAACAAATGAACGAGAAACATCTTCAATCGATG CTAGCCGAAAAACTTAAACAACAAAGCATATGCTTGAGCAGCAGTGGACATATGATGGTGACTATTCCGGAAGACGTCTCGCTTTGCTCCAGCTGCCCTGGAACCTCATGCGATCCGCTGGATCTCGGAACCACATCGCCAGTTGTGAATCCAGAACCCGAAATAGCGAATGATGCGGAACGCTTCCCGGTTCCAATTTCGATAAAAGAAGAAACTTTGAACACATTGAATAGCGATCGAGGAGATGGTTCAGATACTGAGACCGAAGGAAGCATTGAAGAAGCCGAAAATACATGTGGTACAGATTCATCATTTCCAGTACCAGCAGAGAACGACAAATCTAGTTCTGCACAAGGCGATAACGCAAATGAAGCACAGTATTGGAAGACACGATACCAAAGTCAGGCGGCCATGGTAAAACGATTGTCAAAGCAACTACTTGAGCATCGAGTTAAACTCGCGCAACTGAAAGACTTGGTAGCCTTCCAGATGTCAGAGATAAGGGATCTAAAGATGGGAAAACAAAGCAGT GCATTTACCATTGAATCTGGAATCGATATAACGATTGAGCAAATAGAGTCCATCCACTTGGAATCGAAAGCAACTGCTATCTTTGCCCAGAAGTTAGCGATGTTTTTTATGGGGCAGATGAACTACGCCGACGTCGAGTAA
- the LOC131691354 gene encoding uncharacterized protein LOC131691354 isoform X2 — translation MGRAKKATTEAVKSKWPSKTGQSGRFRKPKPLEVEPTSKILRTRQTNGQRQSAKQMNEKHLQSMLAEKLKQQSICLSSSGHMMVTIPEDVSLCSSCPGTSCDPLDLGTTSPVVNPEPEIANDAERFPVPISIKEETLNTLNSDRGDGSDTETEGSIEEAENTCGTDSSFPVPAENDKSSSAQGDNANEAQYWKTRYQSQAAMVKRLSKQLLEHRVKLAQLKDLVAFQMSEIRDLKMGKQSSAFTIESGIDITIEQIESIHLESKATAIFAQKLAMFFMGQMNYADVE, via the exons ATGGGTCGTGCAAAAAAAG CAACAACCGAAGCCGTCAAATCCAAGTGGCCATCCAAAACAGGGCAAAGCGGAAGATTCCGGAAGCCGAAGCCTCTGG AGGTCGAACCGACTTCGAAAATTTTGAGAACGAGGCAAACTAACGGACAGCGCCAGTCAGCCAAACAAATGAACGAGAAACATCTTCAATCGATG CTAGCCGAAAAACTTAAACAACAAAGCATATGCTTGAGCAGCAGTGGACATATGATGGTGACTATTCCGGAAGACGTCTCGCTTTGCTCCAGCTGCCCTGGAACCTCATGCGATCCGCTGGATCTCGGAACCACATCGCCAGTTGTGAATCCAGAACCCGAAATAGCGAATGATGCGGAACGCTTCCCGGTTCCAATTTCGATAAAAGAAGAAACTTTGAACACATTGAATAGCGATCGAGGAGATGGTTCAGATACTGAGACCGAAGGAAGCATTGAAGAAGCCGAAAATACATGTGGTACAGATTCATCATTTCCAGTACCAGCAGAGAACGACAAATCTAGTTCTGCACAAGGCGATAACGCAAATGAAGCACAGTATTGGAAGACACGATACCAAAGTCAGGCGGCCATGGTAAAACGATTGTCAAAGCAACTACTTGAGCATCGAGTTAAACTCGCGCAACTGAAAGACTTGGTAGCCTTCCAGATGTCAGAGATAAGGGATCTAAAGATGGGAAAACAAAGCAGT GCATTTACCATTGAATCTGGAATCGATATAACGATTGAGCAAATAGAGTCCATCCACTTGGAATCGAAAGCAACTGCTATCTTTGCCCAGAAGTTAGCGATGTTTTTTATGGGGCAGATGAACTACGCCGACGTCGAGTAA